From Mycolicibacterium fluoranthenivorans, one genomic window encodes:
- the nth gene encoding endonuclease III, with translation MTVRTGRSKSATEWDAETHLGLVRRARRMNRTLATAFPHVYCELDFTNPLELTVATILSAQCTDKRVNLTTPALFAKYRTALDYAQADRTELEELIRPTGFYRNKANALISLGQELEARFDGEVPGNLADLVTLPGVGRKTANVVLGNAFDIPGITVDTHFGRLVRRWRWTAEEDPVKVEHIVGELIERREWTLLSHRVIFHGRRVCHARRPACGVCVLAKDCPSFGAGPTDPITAAALVKGPETEHLLALAGL, from the coding sequence GTGACAGTTCGCACCGGCCGGAGTAAATCGGCCACCGAATGGGATGCCGAGACCCACCTCGGCCTGGTTCGCCGGGCCCGCCGGATGAACCGCACCCTGGCGACGGCGTTCCCTCATGTCTACTGCGAACTGGATTTCACCAATCCGCTCGAACTGACGGTCGCCACCATCCTGTCGGCCCAGTGCACCGACAAACGGGTCAACCTGACCACCCCGGCGCTGTTCGCCAAGTACCGCACAGCGCTGGACTATGCCCAGGCCGACCGTACCGAGCTGGAGGAGCTGATCCGGCCCACCGGCTTCTACCGCAACAAGGCCAACGCGCTGATCAGCCTCGGCCAGGAGCTGGAGGCCCGGTTCGACGGCGAGGTGCCCGGCAATCTGGCAGACCTGGTCACCCTGCCCGGGGTGGGTCGCAAGACCGCCAACGTGGTGCTGGGCAACGCCTTCGACATCCCCGGGATCACCGTCGACACCCACTTCGGGAGACTGGTCCGCCGCTGGCGCTGGACCGCCGAGGAGGACCCGGTCAAGGTGGAGCACATCGTCGGCGAGCTCATCGAACGCCGGGAGTGGACGTTGTTGAGCCATCGCGTGATCTTTCACGGCCGCCGCGTCTGCCACGCCCGTCGCCCGGCGTGCGGGGTGTGCGTCCTGGCCAAGGACTGCCCGTCTTTCGGTGCCGGCCCCACGGATCCGATCACGGCGGCAGCGCTGGTCAAGGGCCCCGAGACCGAGCATCTGCTGGCGCTCGCCGGGCTGTGA
- a CDS encoding MBL fold metallo-hydrolase has product MTHPAYGVLRPVTELASVLLCDNPGIMTLDGTNTWVLRGPGSAEMVIVDPGPDDAEHIGRLADLGPIPLVLISHKHEDHTGGIDAIVERTGAVVRSVGSGFQRGLGGPLTDGEEIDAAGVRIKVMATPGHTADSLSFLVGTRGEHSDGGFEAVLTADTVLGRGTTVIDTEDGSLADYLESLRRLHGLGRRRVLPGHGPELDDLEAVSAAYLAHREERLNQVRGALRILGEDASARQIVEHVYTDVDQKLWDAAEKSTQAQLDYLRG; this is encoded by the coding sequence GTGACGCATCCGGCGTACGGCGTGCTGCGGCCGGTGACCGAACTGGCCTCGGTACTGCTGTGCGACAACCCGGGCATCATGACGCTCGACGGCACCAACACCTGGGTGCTGCGCGGCCCGGGCAGTGCCGAGATGGTGATCGTCGACCCCGGCCCCGACGATGCGGAGCACATCGGCCGGCTGGCCGACCTCGGCCCGATCCCGTTGGTACTGATCAGTCACAAACATGAGGACCACACCGGGGGTATCGACGCCATCGTCGAGCGCACCGGTGCCGTGGTGCGCTCCGTCGGCAGCGGTTTCCAGCGCGGCCTGGGCGGCCCACTCACCGACGGTGAGGAGATCGACGCCGCCGGGGTCCGGATCAAGGTGATGGCGACGCCGGGGCACACCGCGGACTCGTTGTCGTTCCTCGTCGGTACGCGGGGCGAGCACAGCGACGGGGGATTCGAAGCCGTGCTGACCGCCGACACGGTGTTGGGCCGCGGCACCACCGTCATCGACACCGAAGACGGCAGCCTCGCCGACTATCTGGAATCGCTGCGCCGGCTACACGGCCTGGGCCGGCGCCGGGTGCTGCCCGGCCACGGTCCCGAGCTCGATGATCTCGAGGCGGTCAGTGCGGCGTACCTCGCGCACCGCGAGGAGCGGCTGAACCAGGTGCGCGGGGCATTGCGGATTCTCGGTGAGGACGCCTCCGCACGTCAGATCGTCGAACACGTCTACACCGATGTCGACCAGAAGCTGTGGGACGCAGCCGAGAAATCAACCCAGGCGCAGCTGGACTACCTGCGAGGCTGA
- a CDS encoding PLP-dependent cysteine synthase family protein codes for MNPRTSSEGQTVTRSRPRAWVDNAVRLIEADARRSADTHLLRYPLPSAWAGRVDVQLYLKDETTHITGSLKHRLARSLFLYALCNGWIGEHTTVIEASSGSTAVSEAYFAALLGLPFIAVMPSSTSASKIKLIESQGGRCHFVAKSAQVYAEAERLAAETGGHYLDQFTNAERATDWRGNNNIAESIFDQMRDEAHPVPDWIVVGAGTGGTSATIGRYLRYRRYPTGLCVVDPENSAFYPAYAQGRDDIVTGASSRIEGIGRPRVEPSFLPGVVDRMVTVPDPASVAAARHVSRVLGRRVGPSTGTNVWGAFGLLAEMIAQQRSGSVVTLLADSGDRYMDTYFDNEWVTSHGLDPSEPAAVLDEFERSGCWL; via the coding sequence GTGAACCCCCGGACATCGAGCGAAGGCCAGACCGTCACCCGCAGCCGGCCACGCGCGTGGGTGGACAACGCCGTCCGGCTGATCGAGGCCGACGCGCGCCGCAGCGCGGACACCCACCTGCTTCGCTACCCGCTGCCGAGTGCCTGGGCCGGCAGGGTCGACGTGCAGTTGTACCTCAAGGACGAGACGACGCATATCACGGGCAGCCTCAAGCACCGGCTGGCCCGTTCGCTGTTCCTGTATGCGCTGTGCAACGGATGGATCGGTGAACACACCACCGTGATCGAGGCCTCGTCGGGTTCCACGGCGGTCTCCGAAGCGTACTTCGCGGCGCTGCTCGGGTTGCCCTTCATCGCGGTGATGCCGTCCTCCACCAGCGCCAGCAAGATCAAACTGATCGAATCACAAGGTGGCCGTTGCCATTTCGTGGCGAAGTCGGCGCAGGTGTACGCCGAGGCCGAACGGCTGGCGGCCGAAACGGGCGGGCACTACCTGGACCAGTTCACCAACGCCGAACGGGCCACCGACTGGCGCGGCAACAACAACATCGCCGAATCGATCTTCGATCAGATGCGCGACGAGGCGCATCCGGTGCCGGACTGGATCGTGGTCGGCGCGGGAACCGGCGGAACCAGCGCGACCATCGGCCGGTACCTGCGCTACCGCCGCTACCCGACCGGGTTGTGCGTCGTCGACCCGGAGAACTCGGCCTTCTACCCGGCGTATGCGCAGGGCCGCGACGATATCGTGACGGGCGCATCGTCGCGGATCGAGGGGATCGGGCGTCCCCGGGTGGAGCCGTCGTTCCTGCCCGGCGTGGTGGATCGGATGGTGACGGTGCCCGACCCGGCGTCGGTCGCCGCGGCGCGCCATGTCAGCCGGGTACTGGGCCGGCGGGTGGGACCGTCGACGGGCACCAACGTGTGGGGTGCGTTCGGCCTACTGGCCGAGATGATCGCGCAGCAGCGCAGTGGATCCGTCGTGACGTTGCTCGCCGACAGCGGCGACCGCTACATGGACACCTACTTCGACAACGAATGGGTGACCAGCCACGGGCTGGACCCTTCGGAGCCGGCGGCGGTGCTCGACGAGTTCGAACGCTCCGGGTGTTGGCTCTGA
- a CDS encoding ArsA family ATPase gives MSTTPPALDLGAILTDKSNRVVVCCGAGGVGKTTTAAAMALRAAEYGRTVVVLTIDPAKRLAQALGIESLGNTPQRVPLAPEVTGELHAMMLDMRRTFDEMVLQYSSDATRAEAILENQFYQTVATSLAGTQEYMAMEKLGQLLAEDKWDLIVVDTPPSRNALDFLDAPKRLGSFMDSRLWRLLLAPGRGIGKLVTGAVGLAMKALSTVLGSQMLADAASFVQALDATFDGFRQKADKTYELLKRRGTQFVVVSAAEPDALREASFFVDRLSQERMPLAGLILNRTHPTLSNLAGEQAAAAADKLDAQEPGGLTSAVLRIHAARAATAKREVRLLGRFTGANPHVAIVGVPSLPFDVSDLEALRAIGDQLTGVAETA, from the coding sequence ATGAGCACCACGCCTCCCGCGCTCGATCTGGGCGCGATCCTGACCGACAAGTCCAATCGCGTCGTCGTGTGTTGTGGCGCAGGCGGTGTCGGCAAGACGACCACCGCCGCGGCGATGGCGCTGCGCGCCGCCGAATACGGCCGCACCGTCGTCGTGCTGACCATCGACCCGGCCAAGCGCCTGGCGCAGGCACTCGGCATCGAGAGCCTGGGCAACACCCCGCAGCGGGTGCCGCTGGCGCCCGAGGTCACCGGTGAGCTGCACGCCATGATGCTCGATATGCGCCGCACCTTCGACGAGATGGTGCTGCAGTACTCCTCCGACGCCACCCGCGCGGAGGCGATCCTGGAGAACCAGTTCTACCAAACCGTCGCGACATCACTGGCCGGCACGCAGGAGTACATGGCCATGGAGAAACTCGGCCAGCTGCTGGCCGAAGACAAGTGGGACCTCATCGTGGTCGACACCCCGCCGTCGCGGAACGCCCTGGACTTCCTGGACGCCCCCAAACGACTCGGCAGCTTCATGGACAGCCGGCTCTGGCGGCTGCTGCTGGCCCCGGGCCGCGGTATCGGCAAGCTCGTCACCGGCGCCGTCGGCCTGGCGATGAAGGCGCTGTCCACCGTGCTCGGCTCTCAGATGCTCGCCGATGCGGCCAGTTTCGTCCAGGCCCTGGACGCCACCTTCGACGGGTTCCGGCAGAAGGCCGACAAGACCTACGAACTGCTCAAGCGCAGGGGCACCCAATTCGTCGTAGTGTCGGCGGCCGAACCGGACGCGCTGCGTGAGGCCTCGTTCTTCGTCGACCGGCTCTCCCAGGAACGCATGCCGCTGGCCGGCCTGATCCTGAACCGGACCCATCCGACCTTGAGCAACCTGGCCGGGGAGCAGGCTGCTGCCGCCGCCGACAAGTTGGACGCGCAGGAGCCCGGTGGATTGACCTCGGCGGTGCTGAGGATTCACGCGGCCCGCGCGGCGACCGCCAAGCGCGAGGTGCGGCTACTGGGCCGGTTCACCGGCGCCAACCCGCATGTCGCCATCGTGGGGGTGCCCTCGCTGCCGTTCGACGTGTCCGACCTGGAGGCACTGCGGGCGATAGGCGATCAGCTCACGGGTGTCGCCGAAACCGCCTGA
- a CDS encoding RidA family protein: MSHLQRLTELGIELPPVVAPLAAYVPATRTGNLVYTAGQLPIADGELLATGKVGAEVTPEQAKELARISGLNALAAVHALVGIDAVVKVVKVVGFVASAPGFAGQPGVINGASELFGEVFGDAGVHARSAVGVSELPRNAPVEVEIIVEVSSQA, translated from the coding sequence GTGAGCCATCTGCAGAGGCTGACCGAACTGGGCATCGAGCTGCCGCCGGTGGTCGCCCCGCTGGCGGCCTACGTGCCCGCAACCCGCACCGGGAACCTGGTCTATACCGCCGGGCAGCTGCCGATCGCTGACGGTGAACTACTCGCCACCGGCAAGGTCGGCGCCGAGGTCACCCCGGAGCAGGCCAAGGAGCTGGCCCGGATCAGCGGCCTCAACGCCTTGGCCGCGGTGCACGCACTCGTCGGTATCGACGCGGTGGTGAAAGTGGTCAAGGTGGTCGGATTCGTGGCTTCCGCACCAGGTTTCGCGGGCCAGCCGGGCGTCATCAACGGGGCCTCGGAACTGTTCGGCGAGGTGTTCGGCGACGCCGGCGTGCACGCCCGCTCCGCGGTCGGGGTGTCCGAGCTGCCGCGCAATGCACCGGTCGAGGTGGAGATTATCGTCGAGGTATCGAGCCAGGCGTGA
- a CDS encoding ArsA family ATPase: MDPAPNPVGWPTRLTEARLHFVSGKGGTGKSTIAAALALALATGGRKVLLVEVEGRQGIAQLFDVPPLPYKEVKIATADGGGQVNALAIDTEAAFLEYLDMFYNLGIAGRAMRRIGAVEFATTIAPGLRDVLLTGKIKELVVRNEKGKSDSYDAIVVDAPPTGRIARFLDVTKAVSELAKGGPVHSQADGVVKILHSQLTAIHLVTLLEALPIQETLEAIDELRALDLPIGSVIVNRNIPTYLPADALGKAAEGDIDADAVRAGLAKVGITLSDNDFAGLLTESIQHATRIAARAESAEQLEELDVARLDLPAIADGVDLGSLYELAEALAQQGVR; this comes from the coding sequence GTGGACCCTGCACCCAACCCGGTCGGCTGGCCGACGCGCCTGACCGAGGCCCGCCTGCATTTCGTATCGGGCAAAGGCGGTACCGGTAAGTCGACGATCGCTGCCGCGCTCGCCTTGGCCTTGGCGACGGGTGGACGCAAGGTGCTGCTGGTGGAGGTCGAGGGACGCCAGGGCATCGCCCAGCTCTTCGATGTGCCACCGCTGCCCTACAAAGAGGTGAAGATCGCGACCGCCGACGGGGGCGGCCAGGTCAACGCGCTGGCCATCGACACCGAGGCCGCGTTCCTGGAATACCTCGACATGTTCTACAACCTGGGCATCGCGGGCCGGGCGATGCGCCGGATCGGCGCCGTCGAGTTCGCCACCACCATCGCGCCCGGGCTTCGCGATGTGCTGCTCACCGGCAAGATCAAAGAGCTCGTGGTGCGCAACGAAAAAGGGAAGTCGGACAGCTACGACGCGATCGTCGTCGACGCGCCGCCGACCGGTCGGATCGCCCGGTTCCTGGATGTCACCAAGGCGGTCTCGGAGCTCGCCAAGGGCGGGCCGGTGCACTCACAGGCCGACGGCGTGGTGAAGATCCTGCACTCGCAGCTGACCGCCATCCATCTGGTGACGCTCCTGGAGGCGCTGCCCATCCAGGAAACCCTGGAGGCGATCGACGAGCTGCGGGCCCTGGACCTGCCGATCGGCAGCGTGATCGTCAACCGCAACATCCCGACCTATCTGCCCGCCGACGCGCTGGGCAAGGCCGCCGAGGGCGACATCGACGCCGACGCGGTCCGTGCCGGCCTCGCCAAGGTTGGAATCACCTTGTCGGACAATGACTTCGCGGGTCTACTCACCGAATCCATCCAGCATGCCACCCGGATCGCCGCCCGCGCGGAAAGCGCCGAGCAACTGGAGGAACTCGACGTGGCCCGCCTGGACCTGCCCGCCATCGCCGACGGCGTCGACTTGGGCAGTCTGTACGAGCTGGCCGAGGCGCTCGCCCAGCAGGGAGTGAGATAG
- a CDS encoding DUF4177 domain-containing protein, whose protein sequence is MSEPTRWEYATVPLLTHATKQILDQWGADGWELVSVLPGPTGEQHVAYLKRPK, encoded by the coding sequence ATGAGCGAACCGACCCGGTGGGAGTACGCCACCGTCCCGTTGCTGACACACGCCACCAAGCAGATCCTCGATCAGTGGGGCGCCGACGGGTGGGAACTGGTGTCGGTGCTACCCGGTCCCACCGGTGAACAGCACGTCGCCTACCTCAAGCGGCCCAAGTGA
- the ponA2 gene encoding transglycosylase/D,D-transpeptidase PonA2, translated as MAEQHPARPPVAVTLIKLAWCCLLASVIVAGLMFPVVGGFGLMSNRASDVVANGSAQLVEGEVPAVSTMTDARGNPIAWLYSQRRFEVPSEQIANTMKLAIVSIEDKRFAEHNGVDWKGTLTGLAGYASGDMDTRGGSTLEQQYVKNYQLLVIAQTDAEKRAAIETTPARKLREIRMALTLDKTFTKPEILTRYLNLVSFGNGAFGIQDAAQTYFGINASELNWQQAALLAGMVQSTSALNPYTNPDGALARRNLVLDTMIDNIPQEAEALRAAKQQPLGILAQPNELPRGCIAAGDRAFFCDYVLDYLARAGISKEQVAKGGYLIRTTLDPDVQANVKSAVDGIAAPDLTGVASVMSVIRPGKTAHPVLAMVSNRTYGLNTEAGETMQPQPFSLVGDGAGSIFKVFTTAAALDMGMGISATLDAPARFEAKGLGSGGAKGCPAATWCVQNAGNYRGQMSVTDALATSPNTAFAKLISQVGVQRTVDMAVKLGLRSYALPGTARDYDPESNESLADFIKRQNLGSFTLGPVEVNALELSNVAATLASSGTWCPPSPVDKVFDRTGQEVSVTTETCEQVVPEGLANTLANAMSHDDQGNGTAAGSAGAAGWNLPMSGKTGTTEAHRSSAFLGFTSAFAAANYIYDDSSTPGDLCSFPLRQCGSGNLFGGNEPARTWFTAMKPITPDSVQLPPTDPRYVDGGPGSKVPSVAGMSQDTARQLLKDAGFQVADQASPVNSVSSAGTVVGTSPSGQTIPGSIITIQISNGIPPPPPPPPAGIPGLDPLAPPPQVGSTVIEIPGLPPITVPVLGPPPPAPPPP; from the coding sequence ATGGCAGAGCAGCACCCGGCGCGCCCACCCGTTGCGGTGACGCTCATCAAGCTCGCGTGGTGCTGCTTGTTGGCCAGCGTGATCGTCGCCGGTTTGATGTTTCCCGTGGTGGGCGGCTTCGGCCTGATGTCCAACCGCGCGTCCGACGTCGTCGCCAACGGATCGGCACAGCTGGTCGAGGGCGAGGTCCCCGCGGTGTCGACGATGACCGACGCCCGCGGCAACCCCATCGCGTGGCTGTACAGCCAGCGCCGGTTCGAGGTGCCCAGCGAGCAGATCGCCAACACCATGAAGCTGGCGATCGTCTCCATCGAGGACAAACGGTTCGCCGAACACAACGGTGTGGACTGGAAAGGCACGCTCACCGGGCTTGCCGGGTACGCCTCCGGCGATATGGACACCCGCGGCGGCTCCACGCTCGAACAGCAGTACGTGAAGAACTACCAGCTTCTGGTGATCGCCCAGACCGACGCCGAGAAGCGCGCCGCGATCGAGACCACGCCGGCGCGCAAGCTGCGCGAGATCCGGATGGCGTTGACCTTGGACAAGACGTTCACCAAACCGGAGATCCTGACCCGCTATCTCAACCTGGTGTCATTCGGTAACGGCGCCTTCGGAATCCAGGATGCGGCCCAGACCTATTTCGGCATCAACGCCTCGGAGCTGAACTGGCAGCAGGCCGCCCTGCTGGCCGGCATGGTCCAGTCGACCAGCGCACTGAACCCGTACACCAACCCCGACGGCGCGCTGGCCCGGCGAAATCTCGTGCTGGACACCATGATCGACAACATCCCCCAGGAGGCCGAGGCGCTGCGGGCGGCCAAGCAGCAGCCGTTGGGCATCTTGGCGCAGCCCAACGAGCTGCCGCGCGGGTGTATCGCCGCCGGGGACCGCGCGTTCTTCTGCGATTACGTCCTGGACTATCTGGCACGAGCCGGTATCAGTAAGGAGCAGGTGGCCAAGGGCGGCTATCTGATCCGCACCACGCTGGATCCCGACGTGCAGGCCAACGTGAAATCGGCGGTCGACGGTATCGCAGCACCCGATCTCACCGGTGTCGCCAGCGTGATGAGCGTGATCAGGCCGGGCAAGACCGCCCACCCGGTGCTGGCGATGGTCAGTAACCGCACCTACGGTTTGAACACCGAGGCCGGCGAAACCATGCAGCCCCAACCCTTCTCGCTCGTCGGCGACGGTGCGGGCTCGATCTTCAAGGTGTTCACCACCGCCGCCGCCCTCGATATGGGCATGGGTATCAGCGCCACCCTCGACGCGCCCGCGCGCTTCGAGGCCAAGGGTCTGGGCAGCGGTGGCGCCAAGGGCTGCCCGGCCGCCACCTGGTGTGTACAGAACGCGGGCAACTACCGCGGGCAGATGAGCGTCACCGACGCGCTGGCCACCTCGCCGAACACCGCGTTCGCCAAGCTGATCAGCCAGGTCGGAGTCCAGCGCACGGTGGACATGGCGGTCAAGCTGGGGCTGCGGTCCTACGCGCTGCCCGGCACCGCACGCGACTACGACCCGGAGAGCAACGAAAGCCTCGCCGATTTCATCAAGCGGCAGAACCTGGGCTCCTTCACCCTGGGTCCGGTCGAGGTGAACGCGCTGGAGCTGTCGAATGTCGCTGCGACGCTGGCTTCCTCGGGCACCTGGTGCCCGCCCAGCCCGGTCGACAAGGTCTTCGACCGCACCGGACAGGAGGTCTCGGTCACCACCGAGACCTGCGAACAGGTCGTGCCCGAAGGACTGGCCAACACCCTGGCCAACGCGATGAGCCATGACGACCAGGGCAACGGCACCGCCGCCGGTTCGGCCGGGGCCGCGGGCTGGAACCTGCCGATGTCGGGCAAGACCGGCACCACCGAGGCCCACCGGTCGTCCGCGTTCCTGGGCTTCACGAGCGCCTTCGCCGCGGCGAACTACATCTACGACGACTCCAGCACTCCCGGTGACCTGTGCTCGTTCCCGCTGCGCCAGTGCGGATCCGGCAACCTGTTCGGCGGTAACGAGCCGGCCCGCACCTGGTTCACCGCCATGAAGCCGATCACCCCGGACAGCGTGCAGTTGCCACCGACGGATCCGCGGTACGTCGACGGCGGACCGGGCTCGAAGGTGCCCAGCGTCGCGGGGATGAGCCAGGACACCGCGCGCCAGCTCCTCAAGGACGCCGGCTTCCAGGTCGCCGACCAGGCCAGCCCGGTGAACAGCGTGTCTTCGGCGGGCACCGTGGTGGGGACTTCGCCGTCCGGGCAGACCATCCCGGGTTCGATCATCACCATCCAGATCAGCAACGGCATCCCGCCGCCACCGCCGCCACCGCCGGCGGGCATTCCGGGCCTGGATCCGCTCGCCCCACCGCCGCAGGTGGGTTCCACGGTCATCGAGATCCCGGGACTGCCGCCGATCACCGTGCCGGTGCTCGGTCCGCCGCCACCGGCACCGCCGCCACCGTGA
- a CDS encoding metallophosphoesterase: MPYVKNTAAIAAGTLAAGIGYASLIERNAFALRELTMPVLSPGSTPLRVLHLSDLHMLPRQRRKQAWLRELAALEPDFVVNTGDNLSHQRAVPAVVQALGDLLSVPGVFVFGSNDYFAPKPKNPANYLVKKHKRIHGAPLPWQDLRAAFTERGWLDMTHTRREFDVAGLRIAAAGVDDPHLRRDRYDAIAGPASPTANLRLGITHSPEPRVLDRFAADGYQLVMAGHTHGGQLCVPFYGALVTNCELDRSRVKGPSQWGADMKLHVSAGIGTSPYAPLRFCCRPEATLLTLVAAPTGGAVLGARAGQAHPTVTAR, from the coding sequence ATGCCGTACGTCAAGAACACCGCTGCCATCGCCGCAGGCACCCTGGCCGCCGGCATCGGTTATGCGTCCCTCATCGAGCGCAACGCGTTCGCACTGCGCGAGCTGACCATGCCGGTGCTCTCACCGGGGTCCACCCCGCTGCGGGTGCTGCACTTGAGCGACTTGCACATGCTGCCGCGGCAGCGGCGCAAGCAGGCGTGGCTGCGTGAGCTGGCGGCGCTGGAACCGGACTTCGTCGTCAACACCGGGGACAACCTGTCGCATCAGCGCGCGGTCCCGGCCGTCGTGCAGGCACTCGGCGATCTGCTGTCGGTACCCGGGGTCTTCGTGTTCGGCAGCAACGACTATTTCGCCCCGAAGCCGAAGAACCCGGCGAACTACCTGGTCAAGAAACACAAGCGGATCCACGGCGCGCCCCTGCCGTGGCAGGACCTGCGGGCCGCGTTCACCGAGCGCGGCTGGCTGGACATGACCCACACCCGCCGAGAGTTCGACGTGGCGGGGCTGCGTATCGCGGCGGCCGGTGTGGACGACCCGCACCTGCGGCGCGACCGTTACGACGCCATCGCCGGGCCGGCCAGCCCGACCGCCAATCTCCGCCTGGGCATCACCCACTCGCCGGAGCCCCGGGTGCTGGACCGCTTCGCCGCCGACGGCTACCAGTTGGTGATGGCCGGGCATACGCACGGTGGGCAGCTGTGCGTGCCGTTCTACGGCGCCCTGGTGACCAACTGCGAGCTGGACCGGTCCCGCGTGAAGGGCCCCTCACAGTGGGGGGCCGATATGAAGCTGCACGTGTCGGCCGGCATCGGCACGTCCCCCTACGCGCCGCTGCGGTTCTGCTGCCGGCCGGAAGCCACCCTGCTGACCTTGGTCGCCGCGCCCACGGGCGGCGCGGTGCTCGGCGCCCGGGCCGGACAGGCGCACCCGACCGTCACGGCGCGGTGA
- a CDS encoding WhiB family transcriptional regulator: MRKSGTGQQPDVAAPCAEAEARIAWVSQARCRQADPDELFVRGAAQRKAAVICRHCPVIAECGADALDNRVEFGVWGGMTERQRRALLKQHPEVVSWAEFFAAQRKHRSAV, translated from the coding sequence ATACGCAAATCAGGCACGGGCCAGCAACCCGACGTTGCCGCGCCCTGCGCAGAGGCCGAAGCACGCATCGCGTGGGTCTCCCAGGCCCGCTGCCGGCAGGCCGATCCGGATGAACTGTTCGTCCGCGGAGCGGCCCAACGCAAGGCCGCCGTGATCTGCAGGCACTGCCCCGTCATCGCCGAATGTGGCGCGGACGCCCTGGACAACCGCGTCGAGTTCGGGGTGTGGGGCGGGATGACCGAGCGTCAGCGCCGCGCCTTGCTCAAACAGCACCCCGAGGTGGTGTCCTGGGCCGAGTTCTTCGCCGCCCAGCGCAAGCACCGCAGCGCCGTCTAG
- the crp gene encoding cAMP-activated global transcriptional regulator CRP has protein sequence MDEILARAGIFQGVEPTAVAALTKQLQPVDFPRGHTVFAEGEPGDRLYIITSGKVKIGRRSPDGRENLLTIMGPSDMFGELSIFDPGPRTSSATTITEVRAVSMDREALRAWIADRPEIAEQLLRVLARRLRRTNNNLADLIFTDVPGRVAKQLLQLAQRFGTQEGGALRVTHDLTQEEIAQLVGASRETVNKALADFAHRGWIRLEGKSVLISDSERLARRAR, from the coding sequence GTGGACGAGATCCTGGCCAGGGCCGGAATCTTCCAAGGAGTCGAACCCACCGCGGTGGCGGCGCTGACCAAGCAGCTGCAGCCGGTCGACTTCCCGCGGGGACACACCGTGTTCGCCGAGGGTGAGCCCGGCGACCGCCTGTACATCATCACGTCCGGCAAGGTGAAGATCGGCCGCCGTTCTCCCGACGGTCGCGAGAACCTGCTGACCATCATGGGTCCGTCGGACATGTTCGGTGAGCTCTCGATCTTCGACCCCGGTCCGCGTACCTCCAGCGCCACCACCATCACCGAGGTGCGCGCAGTGTCCATGGACCGCGAGGCCCTGCGCGCGTGGATCGCCGACCGCCCCGAGATCGCCGAGCAGCTGCTGCGTGTGCTGGCCCGTCGTCTGCGTCGCACGAACAACAACCTCGCCGACCTGATCTTCACCGACGTGCCTGGCCGGGTCGCCAAGCAGCTGTTGCAGCTGGCCCAGCGTTTCGGCACCCAGGAGGGTGGCGCGCTGCGCGTCACCCACGACCTGACCCAGGAGGAGATCGCCCAGCTGGTCGGCGCCTCCCGCGAGACGGTCAACAAGGCGCTCGCCGATTTCGCCCATCGCGGCTGGATCCGCCTGGAGGGCAAGAGCGTGCTGATCAGCGACTCCGAACGGCTGGCGCGCCGAGCACGGTAG